From a region of the Syngnathoides biaculeatus isolate LvHL_M chromosome 2, ASM1980259v1, whole genome shotgun sequence genome:
- the LOC133507458 gene encoding dnaJ homolog subfamily C member 16-like isoform X2, producing MSLPLAVMLVLAALELGTNHAGPELDPYKTLGVTRGASQVEIKKVYKRLAREWHPDKNKNPEAEDMFIRITKSYEILSNEDKRANYDRYGQTDDTRQYGGPRHDNFNFEESFFSFPFNSKTHRDFSDSKYSLHFNQYVNDVVPDSFRRPYLIKITSDWCFNCIHIEPVWKEVVQEMETLGVGIGVVDVGYERRLANHLGAHRTPSILGVINGKVTFFHFAVAKEHLRQFVEDLLPQRLVEWVSDKNNQQFLNSWHALNKPHVLLFDQTPAVPLLYKLAAFAYKDYMQFGYVDQGLSETANLQRQFNINTYAPTMLAFKENTDNPADIIQTKGMKKQIIDEFMSNNKFLLAPRLVNQKFFDELCPVKQFHRRRKYCVLLMTGDGESFSSGKRAFLSFASSNTKEVVRFAYVYQQLQQPLCNILMSSKDSTHGPLPPQVVILERRNAAGKAFFKPVTTWNGSEEDKQRLVEELERLQKDPSILIHDAMLPELNNEFASMFLLQWVYAFYDYLSEVIDDILHNNWREMMPLLSLIFSALFILFGTVVIQAYSDSSDENSPKLKAKDGSKTENGSPGSSGASSRPPKKNFVEVTELTDITYISNLVRLRPGHMNIVLVITDAAKNILLSKFAKEVYSFTGRQGGSAGERWPHSSEVCGSIPVPPEWTLHVLPVPAWFFSGHSSFHPHPKNMEH from the exons ATGTCTCTTCCCCTGGCTGTCATGTTGGTCCTCGCCGCGCTGGAGCTCGGCACGAACCACGCCGGACCGGAGCTGGACCCGTACAAAACGTTGGGAGTCACCAGAGGTGCCAGCCAGGTTGAGATTAAGAAAGTCTACAAGCGTCTCGCGAGGGAATG GCATcccgacaaaaacaaaaatcccgaAGCTGAGGATATGTTTATCAGGATTACCAAATCGTACGAG ATTTTATCCAATGAGGACAAACGTGCCAACTACGACCGCTACGGGCAGACGGACGACACCCGGCAGTACGGCGGCCCCCGCCACGACAACTTCAACTTCGAAGAGTCCTTCTTTAGCTTCCCGTTCAACAGCAAGACTCACCGCGACTTTTCCGACAGCAAGTACTCGCTGCACTTCAACCAGTATGTGAATGACGTGGTGCCCGACAGCTTCAGGCGACCGTACCTGATCAAGATCACCTCCGACTGGTGCTTCAACTGCATCCACATTGAGCCCGTGTGGAAAGAGGTGGTGCAGGAAATGGAGACGCTAG GAGTCGGGATCGGCGTGGTGGACGTCGGCTACGAGAGACGCTTAGCCAATCACCTCGGCGCTCATCGTACGCCGTCGATACTTGGAGTCATAAATGGCAAAGTCACTTTCTTCCATTTCGCTGTGGCGAAGGAGCACCTAAGGCAGTTTGTGGAAGACCTTCTTCCGCAAAGACTCGTGGAGTGG GTCAGCGACAAAAACAACCAGCAGTTCTTGAACAGTTGGCACGCACTCAACAAGCCACATGTGCTGCTGTTCGACCAAACGCCTGCGGTTCCTTTACTTTATAAG ctggCGGCGTTTGCGTACAAGGACTACATGCAGTTTGGCTACGTGGACCAGGGCCTTTCGGAGACAGCCAATCTGCAGAGGCAGTTTAATATCAACACCTACGCCCCCACCATGCTGGCTTTCAAAGAGAACACGGACAACCCCGCTGACATCATACAG ACGAAAGGAATGAAAAAGCAGATTATCGACGAGTTCATGTCAAACAACAAATTTCTCCTAGCGCCGAGGCTGGTGAATCAGAAGTTCTTTGACGAGCTCTGTCCTGTCAAGCAGTTCCACAGACGACGGAA GTACTGCGTGCTGCTGATGACGGGCGACGGCGAGAGCTTTTCTTCAGGCAAACGAGCCTTTCTGTCTTTCGCCTCCAGTAACACGAAGGAAGTTGTGAGATTTGCTTATGTTTACCAACAACTGCAGCAACCACTTTGTAACATTCTGATGAGCAGCAAGGACAGCACGCATGGACCACTGCCACCGCAG GTGGTGATCCTGGAGAGGCGCAACGCTGCCGGGAAGGCCTTTTTCAAGCCGGTGACCACGTGGAACGGCAGCGAAGAGGACAAGCAGCGCCTCGTGGAGGAGTTGGAGCGACTCCAGAAGGACCCGTCCATTCTTATCCACGATGCTATGCTGCCCGAGCTCAACAATGAGTTTGCATCG ATGTTTCTCCTCCAATGGGTCTACGCATTTTACGATTACCTCTCTGAAGTCATCGATGACATTCTGCACAACAACTG GCGTGAGATGATGCCTTTGCTGTCCCTCATCTTTTCTGCCTTATTTATCCTGTTTGGAACTGTAGTCATCCAAGCATACAG TGACTCGAGTGACGAAAACTCCCCCAAACTAAAAGCAAAAGACGGATctaaaacagaaaatggatcgcCAGGGAGCAGCGGCGCATCAAG CCGACCTCCCAAGAAGAACTTTGTGGAGGTGACGGAGTTGACGGACATCACCTACATAAGCAACCTGGTGAGGCTGAGGCCGGGACACATGAACATTGTGCTGGTGATCACAGACGCGGCCAAGAACATTCTGCTCAGCAAGTTTGCAAAAGAAGTCTACTCCTTCACGGG GCGgcagggtggctcagctggagagcgttggcctcacagttctgaggtctgcggttcgatcccggtcccgcctgagtggactttgcatgttctccctgtgcctgcgtggtttttctctgggcactccagttttcacccacatcccaaaaacatggaacattaa
- the LOC133507458 gene encoding dnaJ homolog subfamily C member 16-like isoform X1 translates to MSLPLAVMLVLAALELGTNHAGPELDPYKTLGVTRGASQVEIKKVYKRLAREWHPDKNKNPEAEDMFIRITKSYEILSNEDKRANYDRYGQTDDTRQYGGPRHDNFNFEESFFSFPFNSKTHRDFSDSKYSLHFNQYVNDVVPDSFRRPYLIKITSDWCFNCIHIEPVWKEVVQEMETLGVGIGVVDVGYERRLANHLGAHRTPSILGVINGKVTFFHFAVAKEHLRQFVEDLLPQRLVEWVSDKNNQQFLNSWHALNKPHVLLFDQTPAVPLLYKLAAFAYKDYMQFGYVDQGLSETANLQRQFNINTYAPTMLAFKENTDNPADIIQTKGMKKQIIDEFMSNNKFLLAPRLVNQKFFDELCPVKQFHRRRKYCVLLMTGDGESFSSGKRAFLSFASSNTKEVVRFAYVYQQLQQPLCNILMSSKDSTHGPLPPQVVILERRNAAGKAFFKPVTTWNGSEEDKQRLVEELERLQKDPSILIHDAMLPELNNEFASMFLLQWVYAFYDYLSEVIDDILHNNWREMMPLLSLIFSALFILFGTVVIQAYSDSSDENSPKLKAKDGSKTENGSPGSSGASSRPPKKNFVEVTELTDITYISNLVRLRPGHMNIVLVITDAAKNILLSKFAKEVYSFTGSPTLHFSFLNTDKHSEWMCTLLSSAQDSAHVDACHDDEVNANMDYTGYVLGLNGHKKYFCLFKPVYTGEDPDSKTPEKEWATSARRSRATSRDDHPPRKSARSRSTSTLQIHHKLDRLGLWMERLMEGTLPRYYILAWPGLDKITPSK, encoded by the exons ATGTCTCTTCCCCTGGCTGTCATGTTGGTCCTCGCCGCGCTGGAGCTCGGCACGAACCACGCCGGACCGGAGCTGGACCCGTACAAAACGTTGGGAGTCACCAGAGGTGCCAGCCAGGTTGAGATTAAGAAAGTCTACAAGCGTCTCGCGAGGGAATG GCATcccgacaaaaacaaaaatcccgaAGCTGAGGATATGTTTATCAGGATTACCAAATCGTACGAG ATTTTATCCAATGAGGACAAACGTGCCAACTACGACCGCTACGGGCAGACGGACGACACCCGGCAGTACGGCGGCCCCCGCCACGACAACTTCAACTTCGAAGAGTCCTTCTTTAGCTTCCCGTTCAACAGCAAGACTCACCGCGACTTTTCCGACAGCAAGTACTCGCTGCACTTCAACCAGTATGTGAATGACGTGGTGCCCGACAGCTTCAGGCGACCGTACCTGATCAAGATCACCTCCGACTGGTGCTTCAACTGCATCCACATTGAGCCCGTGTGGAAAGAGGTGGTGCAGGAAATGGAGACGCTAG GAGTCGGGATCGGCGTGGTGGACGTCGGCTACGAGAGACGCTTAGCCAATCACCTCGGCGCTCATCGTACGCCGTCGATACTTGGAGTCATAAATGGCAAAGTCACTTTCTTCCATTTCGCTGTGGCGAAGGAGCACCTAAGGCAGTTTGTGGAAGACCTTCTTCCGCAAAGACTCGTGGAGTGG GTCAGCGACAAAAACAACCAGCAGTTCTTGAACAGTTGGCACGCACTCAACAAGCCACATGTGCTGCTGTTCGACCAAACGCCTGCGGTTCCTTTACTTTATAAG ctggCGGCGTTTGCGTACAAGGACTACATGCAGTTTGGCTACGTGGACCAGGGCCTTTCGGAGACAGCCAATCTGCAGAGGCAGTTTAATATCAACACCTACGCCCCCACCATGCTGGCTTTCAAAGAGAACACGGACAACCCCGCTGACATCATACAG ACGAAAGGAATGAAAAAGCAGATTATCGACGAGTTCATGTCAAACAACAAATTTCTCCTAGCGCCGAGGCTGGTGAATCAGAAGTTCTTTGACGAGCTCTGTCCTGTCAAGCAGTTCCACAGACGACGGAA GTACTGCGTGCTGCTGATGACGGGCGACGGCGAGAGCTTTTCTTCAGGCAAACGAGCCTTTCTGTCTTTCGCCTCCAGTAACACGAAGGAAGTTGTGAGATTTGCTTATGTTTACCAACAACTGCAGCAACCACTTTGTAACATTCTGATGAGCAGCAAGGACAGCACGCATGGACCACTGCCACCGCAG GTGGTGATCCTGGAGAGGCGCAACGCTGCCGGGAAGGCCTTTTTCAAGCCGGTGACCACGTGGAACGGCAGCGAAGAGGACAAGCAGCGCCTCGTGGAGGAGTTGGAGCGACTCCAGAAGGACCCGTCCATTCTTATCCACGATGCTATGCTGCCCGAGCTCAACAATGAGTTTGCATCG ATGTTTCTCCTCCAATGGGTCTACGCATTTTACGATTACCTCTCTGAAGTCATCGATGACATTCTGCACAACAACTG GCGTGAGATGATGCCTTTGCTGTCCCTCATCTTTTCTGCCTTATTTATCCTGTTTGGAACTGTAGTCATCCAAGCATACAG TGACTCGAGTGACGAAAACTCCCCCAAACTAAAAGCAAAAGACGGATctaaaacagaaaatggatcgcCAGGGAGCAGCGGCGCATCAAG CCGACCTCCCAAGAAGAACTTTGTGGAGGTGACGGAGTTGACGGACATCACCTACATAAGCAACCTGGTGAGGCTGAGGCCGGGACACATGAACATTGTGCTGGTGATCACAGACGCGGCCAAGAACATTCTGCTCAGCAAGTTTGCAAAAGAAGTCTACTCCTTCACGGG GAGCCCGACGCTGCATTTCTCCTTCCTGAATACGGACAAGCACAGTGAGTGGATGTGCACGCTGTTGAGCAGCGCTCAGGACAGCGCGCACGTCGACGCCTGCCACGACGACGAAGTCAACGCCAATATGGACTACACCGGCTACGTGTTGGGACTCAATGGCCACAAAAAGTACTTCTGTCTGTTTAAGCCCGTCTACACCGGGGAAGACCCGGACAGCAAGACGCCGGAGAAGGAATGGGCCACGTCGGCAAGGAGGTCCAGGGCGACCTCGCGTGACGATCACCCCCCACGCAAATCGGCCCGCTCTCGCAGCACATCCACACTCCAGATCCACCATAAGCTGGACCGCTTGGGGTTGTGGATGGAAAGGCTCATGGAGGGGACCTTGCCCCGTTACTACATTCTGGCCTGGCCGGGACTCGACAAGATCACCCCCAGTAAATAG